In one Thunnus maccoyii chromosome 12, fThuMac1.1, whole genome shotgun sequence genomic region, the following are encoded:
- the LOC121908232 gene encoding putative ferric-chelate reductase 1 — translation MSPVGLCCLLFLSVTVCNWVPAGCYANGKVTKVCGSMKAHHGVPGQTSPNPYHLTTNTTVFSPGDHIQVILSGPSYFKGFLLQARDAANKSSVSTVGTFTLTDPTKTQLLTCNKQQGSAVSHTSDAKQTQVIVIWNAPEDAPSEVQFFVTVLAHYRLFWVKQPGPIICQHGVSPPPPQPTTTPTKAPTTTSSILSGPFTAEGCGWEKSCLFDPPGCDPKEDPHCFFLSMTTEGPDRTSVIFELSGPAEGYLSFALSWDTWMGDDDVYMCVKDGNRVSVTAAFVSGRTHPEDESQAGLSSVSWRLADGALQCRFNRPVKLSNQEPARYDLDQEYFLFLASGHAQYGKMWRHSRQPLISTLRKRITGPPEILEGSRGPIILKVHGALMLVAWMLTGSVGIFIASFYRTDWPNQTLFGKKVWFQVHRGLMMVTVSLTIVAFCLPFFYRRGWSEHAGVHPYLGCCVLALALIQPIVAAFRSSLDSHRYMWAHWGVGSVTEIMAVAAMFLGMHQSSLLLPSPWATHVLIGYVTLQASFRFLLLMLMHKHLYIKTSALGSDDQQGILSDQSQPGRWETFIKSFILAAFALGNCGLLMALLSFIAAI, via the exons ATGTCTCCTGTGGGGCTATgttgcctcctcttcctctctgtcacgGTGTGTAACTGGGTACCAGCAGGTTGCTATGCCAACGGCAAGGTCACCAAAGTCTGTGGCAGCATGAAAGCTCACCATGGTGTCCCTGGTCAGACGAGCCCCAACCCCTACCACCTGACAACCAACACCACTGTGTTCAGCCCCGGAGATCATATCCAAG TCATCCTGTCTGGACCATCATATTTCAAGGGCTTCTTGCTTCAGGCCAGAGATGCAGCCAATAAGAGCTCAGTATCCACAGTTGGCACCTTCACCCTGACTGATCCGACCAAGACGCAGCTGCTCACCTGTAATAAGCAGCAG ggtTCAGCGGTGAGCCATACGAGTGATGCCAAACAAACACAGGTTATTGTCATCTGGAATGCTCCTGAAGATGCTCCCAGTGAAGTTCAGTTCTT TGTAACTGTACTTGCACACTACCGTTTATTTTGGGTGAAGCAGCCAGGACCAATCATCTGCCAGCATGGTGTTAGTCCTCCCCCACCTCAGCCCACCACTACACCCACTAAAGCACCGACGACCACATCCTCTATCTTGTCCGGACCT TTCACTGCGGAGGGATGTGGCTGGGAGAAATCCTGCCTCTTTGACCCTCCAGGCTGTGATCCAAAAGAAGATCCTCACTGCTTCTTCCTGTCCATGACAACAGAGGGACCAGACAGAACG TCTGTGATATTTGAGCTGAGCGGCCCAGCGGAGGGATACCTTTCCTTTGCCTTGTCCTGGGACACATGGATG gGCGATGAcgatgtgtatatgtgtgtgaaagaTGGGAATAGAGTGTCAGTGACTGCTGCATTCGTCAGTGGTCGAACACACCCAGAGGACGAGTCACAG GCTGGTCTCTCCTCGGTGTCATGGCGACTGGCAGATGGAGCGCTCCAGTGCAGGTTCAATCGACCAGTCAAACTGTCCAATCAGGAACCAGCACGCTATGATCTGGACCAAGAGTACTTTCTGTTTCTAGCCAGTGGACATGCTCAGTACG GTAAAATGTGGAGGCATAGTCGCCAACCTCTAATCTCCACCCTCAGAAAACGTATCACCGGCCCACCTGAGATTCTTGAAGGCTCCCGCGGACCAATCATTCTGAAAGTGCATG GTGCACTGATGCTTGTAGCCTGGATGCTAACAGGAAGTGTCGGTATCTTCATTGCCAGCTTCTATAGAACTGATTGGCCAAATCAGACTCTGTTTGGCAAGAAAGTTTGGTTCCAG gttCATCGAGGCCTGATGATGGTAACTGTGAGTCTGACCATTGTGGCCTTTTGCCTTCCATTTTTCTACAGGAGAGGCTGGAGCGAG catgcAGGTGTCCATCCCTACCTAGGTTGTTGTGTCCTGGCATTAGCTCTGATTCAACCAATCGTGGCTGCTTTCAGATCATCACTTGACTCTCACag ATACATGTGGGCTCACTGGGGAGTTGGCTCTGTGACTGAGATCATGGCAG TGGCAGCCATGTTCTTGGGCATGCATCAATCATCGCTGCTCCTCCCCTCACCATGGGCAACACATGTTCTGATTGGCTACGTGACCTTGCAGGCCTCATTCAGGTTCCTCCTCCTGATGCTGATGCACAAGCATCTTTACATCAAAACAT CAGCACTGGGATCAGATGACCAACAAGGCATTCTttctgaccaatcacagcctGGTCGCTGG gAGACCTTCATCAAGTCTTTCATCTTGGCTGCTTTTGCTTTGGGAAACTGTGGTCTCCTAATGGCCCTGTTGTCTTTCATAGCTGCAATTTGA